The nucleotide window ATGCCGGGGTACGAGATCCCGACCATGCCGACCTTGCCCGCCCACTCCTGGGCGGCCACGATCTCGATGGCGTCGTAGCCGTCGGTGAGCTGGAGCGGCTCGAAGAAGTCGTAGGCGCCGCCCGAGCAGCCGGTGCCGCGCATGTTCACACCGACCGTCGCGTAGCCGAGCACGCCGGCGAGCAGCGCTTCGGGCGCGTTCGGGCCGTCGCAGAGCACCGGGTAGTCGGGACACAGGAGCGCCACGACCTGCGGGTCGATGCCGCCGACCGAGATCTGGCCCACCGGCTGCGACGGTGTGTAGCCCGAGTAGTTGACGAGGACCGGATACGGCCCCTCCTCCGGCGGACCCGGCAGCGCGACGAACACCGAGAGCCTCGTGCCGTCGCGGGTCGTGATGTAGCCGAAGCCGGGCGCGAGGACCTGGTCGTCGTAGAACGCCTGCGGCGGCGTGCTGCTCTCGAAGGCGAGGACCGTGAGGGGATCCGAGAGGGCAGCCGGACCTTCGGCGGAGAGCACGCGGTAGCCCGAGCCCGGTTCGACCTCGCGGAAGATGAGACTGCCCAGCTCGTCGGTCTCGCCCTCGGCGACCACCTGCGAGCCCGCGTCGAGGAGCTGGACCTCGGCCCCCGGCGTCGCGTGGGTGACGTGCACCTGGCCGATGCTGCCGCGCACCTGGAAGCTCGCCGGCCCGGCCACCTCGATCACCCTCCACGCGAAGAGCGGGAAGCTGGCGAAGGGGCCCGCGAGCCGGAGCTTCGCGAGCAGGAGGTGGTAGCCGGGCTCGACGTCGTGGAGGGCGCCCTGCACGCCGTTCCCGCCGTACACGTACTGGCCCGGGTCCACGAGCTGGCCGTCGAGCCAGATCTCGAGGCTCGAGCTCAGCTCGGGCGCGGGCGCGTCGAGCGCGAACCCGAAGTCGTCCGCGACGAAGATCTCGAAGACGGCGGGCGAGGTGAACTGGAACCACGGGGTCCCGAAGCTCGCGGGGATGCAGGAGGTGAGAAGGGGGGCGAGGCCGGTCGTGAGGAGGAGGGCGGCCAGGCGGGTGCGCATCGAGGGTTCTCCCGGTAGGCCGGAACGGGACGTTCGCTGCTTACCTGGTGTTCAATCGGGCCCTACCCTAGAGGGGCGCCGATCCCCCCGCAACACCCTCGAGAGCGGGGGAGCCGTCCTCCGGAGCAGGTACGAGGCTCCGCTGCGGGGGGATCAGGCCCCGACCCGGAAGTGCACGACGTCGCCGTCGCGGACCTCGTACTCCTTGCCCTCGACGCGCAGGAGCCCGCGGGCGCGCGCGCCCGCCTCGCCACCACCCGCCACGTAGTCCTCGAAGGCGATCACCTCGGCGCGGATGAAGGTGCGCTCGAAGTCGCTGTGGATCTCGCCGGCCGCCTGCGGGGCGAGCGTGCCGCGCCGGATCGTCCAGGCGCGCACCTCCTTCTCGCCGGCCGTGAAGTAGGTGACGAGCTCGAGCAGCTCGTAGGCGGCGTGGATCAGCCGGTGCAGGCCCGGTTCGGCGAGGCCGAGCGTGGCCAGGTACTCGCGCCGCTCCTCCTCGGCGAGCTCGGCGAGCTCCGCCTCGACCTGCGCGCAGACGCGGACCACGCCGGCACCCTCGGCGGCGGCGCGCTCTTCCAGCACCTTGACGTGCGGGTTGCCGTCGGCGAGCGCGGTCTCGTCGACGTTGGCGACGTAGAGGACGGGCTTCGCCGTGAGCAGGAAGAGCGCGCGGAAGAGCGGCCGCTGCTCGTCCGGCACGGGGAAGGAGCGGGCCGGATGGCCCTCGGAGACGTGCGCGAGGAGCGGCTCGAGCAGCGCCAGCTCCTCCCGCGCCTCCTTGGCCCCGCTCTTCGCCTGGCGCTGCACCCGCTCGAGGCGCCGCTGGAGCGTGTCGAGGTCGGCGAGCCCGAGCTCGGTGTCGATGGTCTCGACGTCGCGGGCCGGGTCCGGCGCGCCGTCGACGTGCACCACGTTCTCGTCCTCGAAGCAGCGCACGACGTGGGCGATCGCGGCGGTCTCGCGGATGTGGGCGAGGAACTGGTTGCCGAGCCCCTCGCCGCGCGAGGCGCCGCGCACGAGCCCGGCGATGTCGGTGAACTCGACGGTGGCCGGCACCACGCGGGCGCTGTGCACGATCGCGTCGAGCGCGGCGAGGCGCGCATCGGGCACCGCCACCACGCCCGCGTTCGGCTCGATCGTGCAGAAGGGGTAGTTCTCGGCCGCGATCCCCGACGCCGTGAGGGCGTTGAAGAGCGTGCTCTTGCCCACGTTGGGCAGGCCGACGATGCCGACGCGCAGGGCCATGGGCGCAGGAGCTTCCCGAATTTCCCGGGAAAGGCCACGCCCTCAGGGCCCGGCCAGGAGCGCGCGCAGCCGCCCGAGCGCTCCGGTGTCGCCGACGGCGAGCAGCTCGTCGCCGGCGTCGAGGCGGCGTTCGGCCGGCGGGTTCGCCTCCAGCGCGGCGCCGCTCCGGATCGCCACGATGCTGGCGCCGGTGCGCGCGCGCACGCCGAGCTCGGCGAGCGAGCGGCCCTGCGCCGGGCCGCTCGGAACCTCCACCCACTCGGTGCCCACCTGGTCGAGCGCCTCGGCGAGCAGCGGGTCGAGCAGCAGGGCCGGCGGCGTCCGCAGCGCCTCGTAGCCCTGGTCGCGCAGCTCGTCGGTGAAGCCCTGCACCGCGTTCGGTGGCACGCCCAGGCTGCGCAGCACCGCTCCGAGCAGGTCGATGGTGGCTTCGAACTCCTCCGCCACCACCAGCGACGCGCCGAGCGCGTAGAGCGCGTCCATCTCGGCGACGTAGCGCGTGCGCACGAGCAGGCGCGCGGCCGGCGCCAGCTCTCGCACCAGCGGTACGAGGCGGCGCACCGCGATCGGGTCCGAGACCGCGATCGAGACCAGCTGCGCGCGGTCGACGTGGACCCGCTCCAGGATCGAGCGGCGCGTGGCGTCGCCGAAGACGATCGGCTCGCCCTCGGCGAGGCCCTGCTCCACGGCCTTGGCGTTCGCCTCGATCACGACGTAGCGGATGCCGCGCGCGCGCAGGGCACGCGCCACCGTGTGGCCGGTCAGCCCGAAGCCCACCAGCACGACGGCCGGCGCCGCCTCGGGCTCGGGGCGCGGGGCGCGCGCGGCGCGCAGGCTGCGGTCGGCACGCCGGCCGAGGACGTCCGCGGCGCGCGGTGCGCCCGCCACCAGGAACGGCGTCGCGAGGAGGGTCAGGAGCGAGCCGGCGAGGAACACCTGGTGGAGCGCCGGCGCGAGGAGCCCGGCGCCCGCCGCCGTCTCCGCCAGGACGAACGAGAACTCGCCCGTCTGCGCGAGCGTGAGGGCGGTCAGCACGCCGAGCCGGACCCCCTGGCGCAGCACGCCGACGACGATCGCCGCCACCACCAGCGACTTGAGCAGCACCACGGCGCCGACGTAGGCGAGCGTCGGGCCCGCGGCGCCCAGCGCGGCGCCCGGGTCGAAGAGCATCCCGACCGAGGTGAAGAACAGGCCGAGCAGCATGCCGCGCAGCGGCTCGACCTCCGCCTGGAGCTGGGGCGCGTAGGGCGAGGCGGCGACCACCAGCCCTGCCGAGAAGGCGCCGACCGCGCGGGTCAGACCGAGTGCGTGGGCGCCCTCGGCGGAGCCGAGTACGAGCAGGAGGGCGAGCAGGCTGAACAGGTCGCGGGAGCGCAGCGCCGCCACCCGCGCCAGCAGCCAGGGAAAGGCGAAACGCGCGGCCAGGTAGACCACGGCGAGGGCCGCCGCGGCCTGGCCGATCGCCCGCGCGACCGGCCAGGCGCTGGCGGGGACCTCGCCCGCCATCACCGGCACGAAGAGCAGCAGCGGCACGATGCACAGGTCCTGGAACAGGAGGATCCCGAGGCACAGGCGGCCCTGGGGCGCGTCGAGCTCGTCGCGATCGCGCAGCACCCGCATCACGAGCGCCGTGCTCGACATCGCCACGAGCCCGCCCAGCACGAGCGCGCTGCTCGCGTCGAGGCCGAGCGCCTGCCCGCCCGCCGCCACCAGCGCCAGGGTGAGCACCATCTGCAGCCCACCCGCCACCAGGGCCGGCCGCCAGAGCCGGCGCAGCGCGTCCACCGGCAGCTCGAGGCCGATCTCGAAGAGCAGGAAGACGACGCCCAGCTCGGCGAGCGCACGGATCCGCTCGGGGTCCCGGGCGAGGCCGAGTCCGTTCGGTCCGAGCAGCGCGCCCATCATCAGGAAGCCCGCGATCGCGGGCAGGCGCAGGCGCTCGAAGAGCGCAACTCCCGCCGCAGCGATCGCGATCACGAGCAGCAGCTCGCCGAGGATCGCACCGTCCATGCGGGCGCAAGCCTACTGGCGGGCTTCCTCGCGGGGTAGGCCGCCGACGTGCAGGAAGCCGAACAGGAGGGTTCGGGCGAGATGGCTCGCGAGCGACCCGCCCGCCGCGCGCAGGCGCGGCAGGAAGACGAGCGCTTCGATCGCATGGACGGCGAGCATGAAGACCAGGACGCCGCGGCCGACCGTTGTCCAGGGATGGCTCGGGGGCAGCAGGAACGCCCAGCCCGTCACGAGCCACACGATCGCCACCAGGAGCTTGCCGAGGGTCGCCATGGCGGCGCAGTGTAGACGAACGCCGGCGCGCCGGCGCGAGGGATCGGCGAGGGCCTGGCGGATGCCGAGTCCGCTCTGGAGGCGCTTCGGGGCCGCAGGGCGCTCCTGGCGCGGGCGTCTTCGCTAGCCTCGCAGCCTGCGGAGGGCCCCGATGCGCGCCGACGCCGTCTTCTTCGTGACCGGCGCCGCGCACGGGATCGGCGAAGCCTTCGCGCGGCTCGCGGTCGGGCGCGGCCGGCGGGTCGTGATCGCCGACGTCGACGGCGCCGGCGCGCGCGCGCTCGCCGCCGCGCTCGGCCCCCACGCCCACGCGGTCGTGCTCGACGTGCGCGACGAGGCGGCCTGGGAGCGCGCGCTCGACGAGGCCTGGGCGCGCTTCGGCCGCGTGGACGTGCTCGTCAACAACGCGGGGCTGCTCTTCAGCGGCACGCTGCTCGAGCAGTCGTCGGCGGAGCTGCGGCACATGCTCGACGTGAATCTCCTCGGGGTCGCGAACGGGCTGCGCGCCGCCGTGCCCCGGCTCGCCCGGCAGGGCGGGGGGCACGTGGTCGACGTCGGCAGCCTCGCCTCCTACCTGCCGCTCAAGGGCCAGGCCTTCTACGCGGCCACCAAGCACGCGCTCCGGGCGCTGCACCACGGCTTCGCGCTCGAGCAGGCCGGAGGCCCGGTCGGCTTCACGCTCGTCTGCCCCGCGGCGGTCGACACCGGGATGCTCCGCCGGCAGGTCGGCGCCGACTCGAATGCGATCGCCTTCGCCGGCCGGCCCCTGCGGGCCGGCGAGGTGGCCGAGGCGATCTGGCGCGCCGCCCGGCGCCGGCCGCGCGAGATCCTGCTGCCGCGCGCCGGCGGCCTCGGCGCCCGCCTGCTCGGGGCCTTCCCGGCCCTGCTCGCGGGGGTCACCCCGCACGTCGAGCGCGCCGGGCAGGCCGCGCTCCGGCGCCTGCGCCGGGCCGGGCCGTGATATCGTGAGGGCCGGGGACAGGAGGCCAGGATGAGGCGCCGATCGCTCGCGCTCCTCGCTGCCGTGCTGGTCGCCGCCGCCTGCGCGGAGACCGATCGCGGGTCGTATCCGGCCGGCGCCTCCGGCAGCGTCGAGTTCCGCAATGCGACCCGGGTACCGCTGTACCTGGCCGGCTGCAGCCACTTCGAGTACGAGAAGCAGGTCGGCGAGCGGTGGGTGTCCCAGGGACCGGCGGTGGTCTGCGTCTGGGAGGGCTTCGCGCAGGAGGTCGCGCCCGGTGCCGCCGTCACGGAGCCGATCGAGGCGCGCGAGCCGGGCCGCTGGCGCCTGCGCTACCCGGTCGGGATCGGATGCAGCCGCCATGCGCCGCTCTCCGAAGCGGCTTGCCGTGCGGTCGGGTCGATCACGAGCAACGAATTCGAGGTGCTCGACTCGGGTTGCGTCGTGAGCGGGTGTTCGGGACAGATCTGCGCCGAGCGCCCGTACGCGACGACCTGCGAGTGGCGGCCGGAGTACGCCTGCTACCGGGAGGCGCGCTGCGGGCGCTACGGGCCGGGTGACACCTGCGCCTGGGAGCCGACTCCCGAGCTGCTCGCCTGTCTCGCCGACCCGCCGGCGCTCGGCTGGTAGGACCCGGGCGCCGGTCCCGGGCCGCGGACCCGCGGCGGCCGGCCGGCTAGCCTGGGCGGCCCGAGGAGGAGCCCATGCGAGCCGCCGTGATGCGCGAGAAGCGGATCGTTGCCGAGACCGTGCCCGATCCCGTGCCCGGCCCGGGCGAGGTGCTGGTCAAGACGCTGGCCTGCGGAATCTGCGGCTCGGATCTGCACGCCCTCCAGCACGCCGACCAGATGATGGCCTCGGCGCGCGAGAGCGGTGCGCCCTTCGTCCCGAACCTGCTCGGGGACGTCGTCATGGGCCACGAGTTCTGCGCCGAGATCCTCGACTTCGGTCCCAACACGACCCAGCGCCTGCCCGCCGGGACCCGCGTGGTGTCGATGCCGCTCGTGTTCCACGGCGCGCGGCTCCAGGCGGTGGGCTACTCGGACGAGGTGCCGGGCGGCTACGGCGAGCGCATGGTGCTCTCGGAGGCGCTGCTCCTCGAGGTACCGAACGGCCTCGCGACGGAGCACGCCGCCACCACCGAGCCGATGGCAGTCGGCGTGCACGCGGTGGCGAAGGCCAACGTCAGCGCTCGCGACGTGCCCCTGGTGGTCGGCTGCGGCCCGGTCGGACTCGCGGTAATCGCCGGGCTGCGCCTCCAGGGCATCGAGACGATCGTGGCGGCCGACTTCTCGCCGCGCCGGCGGGCGCTGGCGGCGCACTTCGGCGCCAGCCACGTGGTGGATCCCGCGGAGCGGCCGGCCGTCGAGGCCTGGCGCGAGGCGGCCGGCGCGAAGACGGCCGTCCTCTTCGAATGCGTCGGCGTGCCCGGCCTGATCGACTCGATCATGCGCGACGCGCCGCCGCAGTCCCGGATCGTCGTGGCCGGCGTGTGCATGGAGCGGGACACCTTCCGCCCGATGCTCGGCATCAACAAGGAGCTGAACATCCAGTTCGTGCTCGGCTACACGCCCGAGGAGTTCGCGCGCACCCTGCGGGCGCTGTCCGAAGGCCAGATCCAGGTGGAGCCGATGATCACCGGCCGCACGGGCGTCGAGGGTGTGGCCGAGGCCTTCACGACGCTCGGCAACCCCGAGGCGCACGCGAAGATCCTGGTCGAGCCCTGGCGCTGAGCCGACCGCCTGCTGGGATCCCTCGCGACCGTCCCGGCGCTGCTCGCAGCGACGGCCGCCGTCTCCGATCGGCTCCCCCCGGCGAGCACCCCTTCGTCGGCCTGAGCGTGCGCCGCTAACTTCGCCCGCGATGCCCGAGCTGCCCGAGGTCGAGGTGACACGCCAGCGGATCGCCCCGCTGCTGCTGGGTCGCGCGATCGCCGCGGTCGCCACGACGGGGCCCAGCTATTTCTTCCTGACCCCGCCGGCGCGGCTGCGCCGCGCGCTCGCCGGGCGCCGCGCCGGCGCGCTCGAACGGCGCGGCAAGTACCTGGTGGCGCGCCTCGACGACGGCAGCCGGCTGGTCCTGCACCTCGGCATGACCGGCCAGCTCTTCTCGAGCGCGGTCTCGAGCCCGCGGCTCCTGCGCGCCTCGATGCGGGCGGCCCGGTGCGCCGGGCGGGGCTTCACGCCCGACGAGCACACCCACCTGCGCCTGCGCTTCGTCGACGCCGGCCCCGAGATCTGGATGCGCGACGCGCGCAAGTTCGGGAAGGTGCTGTGGCTGGCGCCCGGGGCCAGCGACGAGCGGCTCGAGCGGCTCGGGCCCGATGCGCTCGCTGCGGACGGAGCGGCGCTCTTCGCGGCGAGCCGGGGGCGGCGCGTCGCGCTGAAGAGCTTCCTGCTCGACCAGGCGGTGCTCGCCGGGGTCGGCAACATCTACGCCGACGAGGCCCTCTTCGACGCGCGGGTGCGCCCGGCGCGAGCGGCGGGGCGCGTGACCCGCGCCGAGTGGGAGCGGATCGCCGCCGCGCTGCGCCGCGTGCTCGCGCGCGCGATCGAGACCGGCGGCTCCTCGATCCGCGACTACGTCGGGCCCGACGGCCGCGACGGTGCCTACCAGGACGAACGGCGCGTCTACGACCGTGCGGGCGCGCCCTGCCCGGCCTGCGCGGCGCCGATCCGGCGCCGCGTGATCGGCGCGCGCAGCAGCCACTACTGCCCGCGGTGCCAGCGGTGATGAGCCTGGCCGAGCTGCGGCGTGCGGTCGCTCTCGTCGAGCGCACGCTTTCGGGCGCGCGCGTGGAGCGCGTCGTCGTGCCCGACGAGCGGCGCGTGGTGCTCGGGCTGCA belongs to Deltaproteobacteria bacterium and includes:
- a CDS encoding SDR family NAD(P)-dependent oxidoreductase; protein product: MRADAVFFVTGAAHGIGEAFARLAVGRGRRVVIADVDGAGARALAAALGPHAHAVVLDVRDEAAWERALDEAWARFGRVDVLVNNAGLLFSGTLLEQSSAELRHMLDVNLLGVANGLRAAVPRLARQGGGHVVDVGSLASYLPLKGQAFYAATKHALRALHHGFALEQAGGPVGFTLVCPAAVDTGMLRRQVGADSNAIAFAGRPLRAGEVAEAIWRAARRRPREILLPRAGGLGARLLGAFPALLAGVTPHVERAGQAALRRLRRAGP
- the mutM gene encoding bifunctional DNA-formamidopyrimidine glycosylase/DNA-(apurinic or apyrimidinic site) lyase is translated as MPELPEVEVTRQRIAPLLLGRAIAAVATTGPSYFFLTPPARLRRALAGRRAGALERRGKYLVARLDDGSRLVLHLGMTGQLFSSAVSSPRLLRASMRAARCAGRGFTPDEHTHLRLRFVDAGPEIWMRDARKFGKVLWLAPGASDERLERLGPDALAADGAALFAASRGRRVALKSFLLDQAVLAGVGNIYADEALFDARVRPARAAGRVTRAEWERIAAALRRVLARAIETGGSSIRDYVGPDGRDGAYQDERRVYDRAGAPCPACAAPIRRRVIGARSSHYCPRCQR
- the ychF gene encoding redox-regulated ATPase YchF, whose protein sequence is MALRVGIVGLPNVGKSTLFNALTASGIAAENYPFCTIEPNAGVVAVPDARLAALDAIVHSARVVPATVEFTDIAGLVRGASRGEGLGNQFLAHIRETAAIAHVVRCFEDENVVHVDGAPDPARDVETIDTELGLADLDTLQRRLERVQRQAKSGAKEAREELALLEPLLAHVSEGHPARSFPVPDEQRPLFRALFLLTAKPVLYVANVDETALADGNPHVKVLEERAAAEGAGVVRVCAQVEAELAELAEEERREYLATLGLAEPGLHRLIHAAYELLELVTYFTAGEKEVRAWTIRRGTLAPQAAGEIHSDFERTFIRAEVIAFEDYVAGGGEAGARARGLLRVEGKEYEVRDGDVVHFRVGA
- a CDS encoding DUF1145 domain-containing protein, with translation MATLGKLLVAIVWLVTGWAFLLPPSHPWTTVGRGVLVFMLAVHAIEALVFLPRLRAAGGSLASHLARTLLFGFLHVGGLPREEARQ
- a CDS encoding cation:proton antiporter; the protein is MDGAILGELLLVIAIAAAGVALFERLRLPAIAGFLMMGALLGPNGLGLARDPERIRALAELGVVFLLFEIGLELPVDALRRLWRPALVAGGLQMVLTLALVAAGGQALGLDASSALVLGGLVAMSSTALVMRVLRDRDELDAPQGRLCLGILLFQDLCIVPLLLFVPVMAGEVPASAWPVARAIGQAAAALAVVYLAARFAFPWLLARVAALRSRDLFSLLALLLVLGSAEGAHALGLTRAVGAFSAGLVVAASPYAPQLQAEVEPLRGMLLGLFFTSVGMLFDPGAALGAAGPTLAYVGAVVLLKSLVVAAIVVGVLRQGVRLGVLTALTLAQTGEFSFVLAETAAGAGLLAPALHQVFLAGSLLTLLATPFLVAGAPRAADVLGRRADRSLRAARAPRPEPEAAPAVVLVGFGLTGHTVARALRARGIRYVVIEANAKAVEQGLAEGEPIVFGDATRRSILERVHVDRAQLVSIAVSDPIAVRRLVPLVRELAPAARLLVRTRYVAEMDALYALGASLVVAEEFEATIDLLGAVLRSLGVPPNAVQGFTDELRDQGYEALRTPPALLLDPLLAEALDQVGTEWVEVPSGPAQGRSLAELGVRARTGASIVAIRSGAALEANPPAERRLDAGDELLAVGDTGALGRLRALLAGP
- a CDS encoding zinc-binding dehydrogenase, whose product is MRAAVMREKRIVAETVPDPVPGPGEVLVKTLACGICGSDLHALQHADQMMASARESGAPFVPNLLGDVVMGHEFCAEILDFGPNTTQRLPAGTRVVSMPLVFHGARLQAVGYSDEVPGGYGERMVLSEALLLEVPNGLATEHAATTEPMAVGVHAVAKANVSARDVPLVVGCGPVGLAVIAGLRLQGIETIVAADFSPRRRALAAHFGASHVVDPAERPAVEAWREAAGAKTAVLFECVGVPGLIDSIMRDAPPQSRIVVAGVCMERDTFRPMLGINKELNIQFVLGYTPEEFARTLRALSEGQIQVEPMITGRTGVEGVAEAFTTLGNPEAHAKILVEPWR